A window of the Bacillus sp. A301a_S52 genome harbors these coding sequences:
- a CDS encoding NAD(P)/FAD-dependent oxidoreductase — protein MTLDVFDVTIIGGGPAGLYSAFYSGLREMKTKLIEYQAELGGKVRLYPEKMIWDVGGLPPTTGDTFINQLINQGLTFKPSVHLNTKVTHISKHEDGIFYITTNNGDWHASKTIVIAVGGGIITPQKLAIEGAERFELTNLHYTIQSLARFKGKKVLISGGGNAAIDWANELEPVAEKVYLTYRKEALKGHEAEVSRLLNSSVTCYFNTSVTKLIAKRSEEAIDRVELLRGNAGETTELEVDEVVINHGYEQDTSLLKNTGLPIELQDEHFIAGGPNSSSSVPGIFAAGDILRHEGKLHLIAGAFQDAANAINQAKRFIEPKAEKSGRVSSHNDVFKEWNAELKKERQNAR, from the coding sequence ATGACGTTAGATGTTTTCGATGTGACGATTATTGGCGGGGGGCCTGCTGGATTATATTCAGCATTTTATAGTGGATTGAGAGAAATGAAAACGAAACTAATTGAGTATCAAGCTGAACTGGGTGGCAAAGTAAGGCTTTATCCAGAAAAAATGATTTGGGATGTTGGGGGACTGCCACCTACAACGGGCGACACATTTATCAATCAACTAATTAATCAGGGCCTCACTTTTAAGCCATCCGTGCATCTGAATACGAAGGTCACACATATTAGTAAACACGAGGACGGCATTTTCTATATAACGACTAATAACGGAGATTGGCATGCCTCCAAAACAATCGTTATAGCGGTAGGAGGAGGAATCATTACACCTCAGAAACTTGCCATTGAAGGGGCCGAACGATTTGAACTGACGAATCTCCATTACACGATTCAATCTTTAGCACGATTTAAAGGGAAAAAAGTGCTCATCTCTGGCGGGGGGAATGCTGCTATTGACTGGGCAAATGAACTTGAACCTGTCGCTGAAAAAGTGTACTTGACGTACCGCAAAGAGGCGCTAAAGGGTCACGAAGCTGAAGTAAGTCGTTTGTTGAACAGTTCTGTTACGTGTTACTTCAATACATCCGTGACAAAGCTTATTGCTAAAAGGTCGGAGGAAGCGATAGACCGTGTGGAACTCTTACGGGGGAATGCGGGAGAAACGACAGAGCTAGAAGTGGATGAGGTAGTCATTAATCATGGGTATGAACAGGATACGTCGTTATTAAAAAATACAGGCTTGCCAATAGAACTACAAGACGAGCACTTTATCGCAGGAGGGCCAAACAGTAGCTCCTCCGTACCAGGGATATTTGCGGCTGGAGATATTTTGAGGCATGAAGGAAAACTTCATTTAATAGCCGGGGCTTTTCAGGATGCTGCTAATGCTATTAACCAAGCGAAACGATTTATTGAACCTAAAGCAGAGAAATCAGGTCGTGTTTCCTCACACAATGACGTTTTTAAGGAATGGAATGCTGAGCTAAAAAAAGAGAGGCAAAACGCACGGTAG
- a CDS encoding ABC transporter ATP-binding protein, producing the protein MNRLFADSITVGYGEEPIIKDLNMYIPDEKITTIIGPNGCGKSTLLKALTRIIPHASGSIILDGQHISKENTKNLAKKMAILPQTPESASGLTVGELVSYGRFPYQRGMGRLTKHDRDVIDWALEVTRTEEFKYRPVDALSGGQRQRVWIAMALAQETEMIFLDEPTTYLDMAHQLEVLELLEELNRSEKRTIIMVLHDLNQAARFADHIIAMKDGHILSSGHCEDVICADVLRKVFHIDAVIGRDPRTHKPMCMTYHLLKGETQQHEENVHSIRTVAAHS; encoded by the coding sequence ATGAACCGTCTATTTGCGGACAGCATCACTGTGGGATATGGAGAAGAACCGATTATTAAAGATTTAAATATGTACATACCAGATGAGAAGATCACGACTATTATAGGCCCAAATGGTTGTGGGAAATCAACATTGCTGAAAGCACTTACGCGTATCATTCCCCATGCTTCAGGGTCCATTATCCTTGATGGCCAGCACATTTCTAAAGAGAATACCAAAAATTTAGCGAAAAAAATGGCCATTCTTCCGCAAACGCCTGAAAGTGCAAGTGGCCTTACAGTTGGTGAGCTCGTTTCTTATGGCAGATTCCCTTATCAGCGTGGAATGGGGCGCCTTACGAAACATGACCGTGACGTGATTGATTGGGCTCTTGAGGTTACGAGAACTGAGGAATTCAAGTACCGTCCTGTGGATGCTTTATCTGGCGGCCAGCGTCAACGTGTATGGATCGCCATGGCTCTTGCGCAAGAGACAGAAATGATCTTTCTTGATGAACCAACAACCTACTTAGATATGGCGCACCAATTAGAAGTCTTAGAATTGCTAGAAGAATTAAATCGCTCAGAAAAGCGGACGATTATTATGGTACTTCATGATTTAAACCAAGCAGCCAGGTTCGCTGACCATATTATCGCAATGAAAGACGGGCATATTTTATCTTCCGGTCACTGCGAAGATGTGATTTGTGCCGACGTCCTTAGAAAAGTATTTCATATTGACGCCGTGATCGGCCGTGATCCTCGAACCCACAAACCGATGTGTATGACCTATCACTTACTTAAAGGAGAGACTCAACAGCATGAAGAAAATGTTCATTCCATTCGCACTGTCGCTGCTCATTCTTAA
- a CDS encoding iron-hydroxamate ABC transporter substrate-binding protein — protein sequence MKKMFIPFALSLLILNACGAAENADSEENTGNNANNSSENSSETITYESENGPVDVPADPQRVAVLSTFTGNVIALDVNLVGVDDWSKGSPLFEEELEGVETVSDESLEKLIELEPDLIIGLNNINNVDRLEEIAPTVTFTYGQVDYLTQHIEIGKLLNKEEEAQAWVDDFEKRAEAAGEDIKAHIGEDATVSVFENFNKQLYIYGDNWGRGTEVLYQAMELEMPEKVEEMALEDGYYALSPEVLPDFAGDYMIFSKDDDTDNSFTETETYQNIPAVQNGRVFEANAKAVYFNDPISLDYQLEFFQDHFLDH from the coding sequence ATGAAGAAAATGTTCATTCCATTCGCACTGTCGCTGCTCATTCTTAATGCATGTGGTGCAGCAGAAAATGCCGACAGTGAAGAAAATACGGGCAACAATGCTAATAACTCATCTGAAAATAGCAGCGAGACGATAACGTATGAATCGGAGAACGGTCCTGTGGATGTGCCTGCTGATCCACAGCGTGTAGCTGTTCTATCCACATTCACCGGAAATGTTATCGCTTTAGATGTTAATCTAGTAGGGGTCGATGATTGGTCAAAAGGCAGTCCCCTCTTTGAAGAAGAACTGGAAGGTGTGGAAACAGTGAGCGATGAAAGTTTAGAAAAGCTCATTGAACTAGAACCAGACTTAATTATAGGACTTAATAATATTAATAATGTAGATAGATTGGAAGAAATCGCGCCAACCGTGACGTTTACTTATGGACAGGTCGATTATTTAACTCAGCATATTGAGATTGGAAAATTGCTGAACAAAGAAGAAGAAGCACAAGCATGGGTTGATGACTTCGAAAAAAGAGCAGAGGCAGCTGGAGAAGACATTAAAGCTCATATCGGTGAAGACGCAACCGTATCCGTTTTTGAAAACTTTAATAAACAATTGTATATTTACGGCGATAATTGGGGGCGGGGCACTGAAGTTCTTTATCAAGCGATGGAACTTGAGATGCCTGAAAAAGTTGAAGAGATGGCACTAGAAGACGGTTATTATGCCCTTTCACCTGAAGTGCTTCCTGATTTTGCAGGTGACTATATGATTTTTAGTAAAGATGACGATACAGATAACTCTTTTACAGAGACAGAAACGTATCAAAACATCCCTGCCGTCCAAAATGGCCGCGTGTTTGAAGCTAATGCTAAGGCGGTCTATTTCAATGATCCAATCTCACTCGATTATCAACTGGAATTTTTTCAAGATCACTTTTTGGATCACTAA